A stretch of DNA from Calditrichota bacterium:
TGTTTTCAACATATCGCTGTGCAGTAGTTTACTAATGCTGGCAAGCCGTCCAATATTTTGCTCAAATCCCTCAGATAATTTATTTAAATCTCCGTGGATCATATTTACCGCACGAACCACATCTTTTATATTACCAGACATTTTACGGATCTGATCTTTCTTTTCAGAACTTACATTTTCACTATCCTGTTCTCCTAAAACGCCAAACTCAATTGCGTCTTCCAAAACATTTTCAGCACCATGGATTTGTTTCTTCTCGCCTTCAATATCGTTTAAAATATCTTTTAAAGAATGAAGGTGCGAGCCAAGCTGTGTTTGATTGATCATTAATTCCGAAGCCATATCAACCAGCTTGTCCATGTATTCTGTGCTTATTTTTATAATATTATCTTCGGTACTTTTCTTTTTCTGAGGGGCATCAGAAACAGGAATTGGCTGCATATCGCTTTCAGGAGCTGTGCTGGTTGCTGCTTCAGCAAAATTTTGGAAAGCAAACATCCTGTTGTCGATTTCTGCAAGTCGTGTTGTAAATTGATCAACTTTTTCAGTTCCGTTCTTTTCGATTGAATCAACCATATCTGTCGTCAAATCCAACGCAACAAAAGCCGTATTAATCATTTCATTTTTAATGGACGTTTCTTTTTGAGTGTATAAGCTAAAATAATCTTCCAGCTTATGTGCAAGATCGCCAATCAAATTATATTTTGATATATATGAGCTGCCTTTTAAAGTATGCATCCTTCGCAAAATATTAGAAAGGATCATTTCACTTTCAGGCATTTTTTCTAATTCAAGATAATCATCATTCAAACCGGCAGTTAATTCACGTGCTTCTTCAATGAAGATGGTCACCATGTTTTCCGGTAGTTCATCTTCCGAAGTTTCATCTTCGGTTACTTCTTCTTCCGTCCAATTATCAACTTCTAAGTCAAAAATTATTCCAGTGATCTTTTCAGCACCAAGTGATTCTCCCTCACTCAATTTTGTCAGTATGTTCACAGCTTCATCTATTTTTGCATGTAACTCCGGGCTGTGTGAAATTTCATCATTAATTATTGCCTCTGTTAATAATTCCAGTCCATCCGTGATCTGGGAAATCTCTCTAAAACCGAGCATTTTTGAAGCTGACTTTAACGAATGTGACGCATAACTCATTTTTTCAACTGCTTCTTCATCATCCGGCTTATCCAATAATATTTTATTTGATTCGGAAATATTGGATAAAAATGTGGTTGATTCTTCACGGAAAATTTCCAGCAGCTCTTCATCTTCCTCAGCGCCTTCAGCAAATAGCGGTTTTTCCTCTACTTTTTGCTTACCTGCATCTTTATCTTTATCGATATTATCAAAACCAAACTGATCATCACCCGAAGTACCGACATCTTCAATTGCTACATTGTCAAGTAAAGCTTCCAGCATTTCCATGGTTTCACTAAAATCAAACTCCGGATCTTCAATCAAGCTTTCAAGTGTTTCAACGCCTTTGGATAAAGAAGTATCTAAATCTTTGGGGATTGCAAACTCGCTTTTTCCAAATAATTCTGCTGCATCTTCTATTGCTGCGGCAAATTTGGAAATATCTTTAAAATTTAGAAAGTGGGCAGAAGAACGAATTGAGTGACAGGCATTTTCAATTTCGACCAGGGATTGTCTTTCTTTGCTATTTGAAAAAGCATCCAGGTTTTCATGAATTATTTTTAAATGCTCTTTAGTATCCTCTCTGAACAATGCGAGGTCATCATCAACTTCTTCAATCTTTTCCGGTTTTTCTTCTTCAGCTTCTACAGCTTTTTCGGGTTTTGCTTCAGCTATCGTTTCCTCTTCAACCGCTGTTTCCTGCTCAACTTGCTGATTTTCACTAGGTTCACTTACAGTTTCTTCAGATGTGATATCGTAAAGTACTGCAAGGATATCGGTGCAATTGCCATTTTTGCCCTGATGTTGCATCCGTTCAAGAAAAAGATTAAATGCATTTTCAATTTCAGTTGCAATTTCTTCATCTAATGGTTTGTTTACTGATTTATCAACTTGTTCTTTTACAAAATCAACAAATGGTGAATAATTTGAATACCCCAAAACTGATAAATTATTGCCAAGCCCGGCCAAATAATTTTGAACAGGTTCAATGTTGGCTCCACTACTTAAAGTATTTTTTAATAGTTCTTTCTGTTTAGACCATTCCTTTAATGCAGATTCCAGAAAAGCATCTACCGTCTGCTTGTCTTCTATTCCACTTAACGTTTCTTGCTCTGGGCCACTTAAATCATTAAGCGTGCTATTTAGTGAATCAAAATCTACTTTGGAAATTGGGGTTCCGGATAAAATATTCCAGACTGACTCCAGGGAATCAATTGTTTCAGCTGGAGTATCTTTCCCCGACTGAAGAATTGTATTATAAATCCCATTTAATGGATCAATGATTTTAGGCGCAAGTTGCTCATGAAAATGGGCACTATTATTTTGAACTAAATCCAGAGTTTGGCGAAGTGTTGTCTTATGATCGGTTGAGTCCAGGTTATTATGGCATTCAAAAATACCTTTAGAAATAGTTTTAAAAAAAGATTGTATTATTTTTTCAAAATCTTCTTTATCATCAATTCCAAAACTCGGTTCAATAGCCTCTTCAGTTTCAGGTTTTATTTCTGCCACTAACTCAGGTTCCGGAACAACCTCTTGCTTTGTACTTGTTTCTTCCTTGTCTAATGGTTTAAATGAATCACCCAGTTTTGAGATTTGTTTCTTGATCGCATCTACATTTTTTTGCCCATGGTCTTTATCAGCATAATTCTCCACAGACAATAAATCCGTGTAAATACCAGAAAGTATTTTAACACTTTTATCGGAAAGGCCATTTTCTGAAGTACATAAATCTGAGAACTGAGCAGAAAGAAGTTGAGCTATATATTCCAAACCACTATAGCCATGGATCATACTAACTTCTTTAAGCGCTTTGAATTTTTTAACCAAATACTGAATATTTTTCTTGCTGTTTAAATCTTGTAAATCTTTTTCAAGATATGGTTTTAAGTCATTATAGTTTTCTTCAACTTCCGATTTAAAATACTGAACAAGAAGTGAATCTAAATCAGACTTTTTATCTGCTGGTTTATCTTTAGCAACAATCTTTTCTTCTTCCTGTTTTTCAATGATAACAGGCAATATTTCACCGGAATTTAATATGCTTTCAAATTCTTCTTTTTCGTTTTTTCTAAAATCACTCACAAGTGATTCCAGGACTGCAGCATTAGAATCAATATTTTTGTAGAGGATTGAAGCAGGGTTAGTTTCTGTTGGTAAAATTGACTGAAGCGATTCGCCGATTTTTTTTATTGCAGGTGAATAGTCTTCTTCAATTTTTGTAAGGTTAACAAGCAGGCCACATACTTTAGTTTTATCTTTTCCTGTCTCACCCGAATCTGTAAGTTGGCCTACCTTATCCAGTAATTCTGTTAAATAAAATTCATTAAATGATAATTCTGGTTGTGGCTCTTCTTCTTGAGCATCCGCCTTTGGTTTACTCATCTCTTCAAATTCATCAAGCTGCTTTTCTTTTTCTTCTTCACCAAATTTGTTCTCATAAGAGTCTACAACTAGCTGAAGGGTTTTAACACATTCATCATCTTCAACCATTAATGAGTATAGATTAAGAAAATCTTCTGCCAGATCAGGGAGTGTGTTGTAAACAACTTTAGCGCCATAATCATTTGCCCGTTCGACCATATCAAATAAGAAAATAGCTAAATCATTGGTTTGTTGATATTTTGCTAATTTTTCAAGTCCTTCAACAATGGTATCTTCTTTTACAAGATAGGTACTGATTTTCTTCAATAACTTAAAATGGGAATCTGCTATTTTCCCTTCAATCTTACTCAAAGTAATATTAAGAAATTCAGTTAAATAAAAAAGATTGAAAGAGATGGCTTCCGTAGAAGTTATATCCATTTTATGCTCCAATTATCATTCAGTCAATCTAAATTTTTCTACAGCACGGTTTAGATTTTTGGACAAGTATTCCAATGATGATGCTGAGTCTTTTGACTGTTTCGCACTATCTGCCGTCTCTTTTGCGATCCCGGCAATTCGTTCTAAAGCAGAAACAATATCCGAACTTATTTTTGTTTGCTCTTCAGTTGCATTAGAAATATCAACTGTTGAATGGGTTGAAATTTCAACACTTTGAATAACGTCATCAAAGGTGTCGCCAGCGTCATCAACCAGCTTAGCACCTTCGGCTACTTCAACTTCTCCCTTTTCAATTGCGGTAAGTGTCTCTGCAGTGCTGGTATTTATATCTTCAATTAACTGGGAAATTTCATCCGCTGATTTGCTTGACCTTTCAGATAGATTTCTAATCTCATCAGCAACAACCGTAAATCCACGTCCTGCTTCACCTGCCCTTGCAGCCTCAATTGAAGCATTCAACGCAAGTAAATTCGTACGGCTCGCAATTTCTGAAATAAAGTCAGTAATTTCACTAATTCTAATTGAATTGTCACTTAAAATTTTCATCTGCCGCACAACTTCACGTACAGAATTTCTAATTTTTTGCATTCCATCAGTGGATTTTTGTACAATTTTGCCACCACTCTCAGCAACTTCTTTTGCTTGCTTAGCTGCCTGAGATGCGCGTTGTGCATTCTGGTTTGTATTAAAAATCAAATCGGCCAAACCTCTTGCCAACCCACTAATAGTTTCTGTTTGCGATGCCTGGGAAACGGCTCCATCGGCCATTGTATCTGTGTTTTTTGAAATATCCTGGGTTGTGGTTGCTACCTGATCTGATGCATTTTTAACATCTTTGATAAGCTCGCTCAAATCACTAATCATTATATTAAAAGAATCAGACAAGGCCCCTAATGCATCGGCAGTTACTTCAGCCTTTTGGGTAAAGTCACCATCCGCTGCAGAAGAAACAATTTTTAATAATTCTTTAATTTGCTTTTGAATCTTCTCCTTTTCTTCTTCAGATTCTTTTGTATCTTTAAGATTAGTCTCAATATCTTTTAAATAAGGATGGAGCTCAGACAAATAGATATTTTTCTTATCCATGAAAGAAACATTTTCATCTTGCTTTATTCTGCTAAGATTCAGTTCAATTTCACTTATCCCCTGTTTAATGTTTGTTGATTCAATAATCAGAACAATTAAAGAAATCAAAAATAGGATTACTGACACAAGAAGGGGCATGGTAAAAAAGTCCAAAAAACTTGATTCCATTTTGTTATAGCTTTTTGATAGCACCAAAACATACGTCTTCGAGTTATTTAGCGGGGCAAAAGCATAAAGAACAGTATTTGTTTCATTTTCCTGTTTATCAATTTTGGATTGTAATTTCTTTTCAGCAAAGGCTTTTGTCAATTCCGGATGTGAATCAAAATCTTCTCCGATGTGATTTGCTTCATCATCCTTCATTATCACTTTATTTACAGGGCTGTCTTTTTTTACCAAGGTGATTTGAACTGATGGATCGTTTATTGAGTTCTTTAGCATTTTAACCTGCAAGGCTACTTTTTCATACCATGAAGACGATTTATAGTCGCTCGCTTTTTCTATTAAAGAAACGTCATCCTCACTAATCAAAGACGAAGCTGTTTTGGATATATTCTCGAGTTGAACCAGTTCATTGTTTAAACTTGACTCGACATCATATTCCCGTTGCATATAAGCCCAAAAAACTACAATCAACAATAAAGCAGGAAGCATTTTTTTGAGATAATTTTTAAAAAATATAATTCCGGTTTTACCCATTATACCCCCAACGAATAGCTGTAGCTTACAATTTCTTTCGCGTTAAATAGAGTTTCCAAATCAAGTAAAAATATTTTGCCTAATTTTTTATGACTGTAATAACCATTACAATATTGAATTAAACTGAGCGGCATATCCCTTGTTGGAATCTGGATCTTATTTCCATCTATGGAAAATACATCTAAAACCTTCTCTACAACAATACCTAATTTTGTTTCGTTAAAATCAACAATTACAACAAAATCCTCATCATTTATATCCTCAATCGGGAGATTTAAGAAACCTCTGATATCAATCACAGATTGGATTTGCCCCCGAAGGTTAAAAACCCCTAATACACTATGATGCACATTGGGAATTTTTGTTATAAGAGGTAAACTCAGTACTTCCTGAACAAATTTAACTTCTACACCAAAATACTGTCCGGATATACAAAGAATAGAATACCGAAACTCTGCGCTAGATATATTTTTCACGTTAATTTAATAAAATGAGCTTGTAATTAGATCAGTTTTTTAATTTTTTCAACAAGATCGTCGTCTTTAAATGGTTTTGGCAAAAATTCTTCCGCGCCTTCATTCTTTGCAGTTTCAATCATTTGAGGCGAATCTTTACCTGACAACATTATTACAGGAATCCCTTTTGATGCTTTGATCGTTTTTAAGATTTCAATTCCATTTATATCCGGCAGCATCATATCCAAAATTACCAAATCAGGATTTGTTTGGTCCATCACATCTAAACCTTCTTTGCCACTTACTGCAGTTTCAATACTAAACTCTTCTTCTTCCAAAGCAATTTCAACCATTTTTCTAATTACAAGGCTGTCATCAATAACAAGTATTTTCTTGAATCCAGTTTTATCAACTGTTTCTTCCGGAGCTTTTTCAGCTGGAGGAGCCTCATCAACTTTTTCTGCTTTTTCATCACCTGTTAAATTAAAATTGAACTCCATTTCATCAGAAATATCATCACCTTCATCACCTTCCGGGATATTTATTTCTATTTTTTCTTCCTTAGTTTCAATTTCAGGTTCTTCAGCAAGAATTTCTGGTTCTTCTGGTGCCTGTTCTACAACCTCTTCAGAAACAGGTTGTTCAGTCTCCGCTAATAATTCATCAAGAGCCTCATCAGCATTTTGAAGTTCCTCTTCTTCAATAACCGGAATCAATTCTTCCTCTGACGGTTCTTCAGCCGGCTCATTTTTTAACTCTTCTGGTTCTTCGCTTTCAACAACTTCTTCAATGCTTTCTTCTTCCTGAAGTAGCTCTTCAAGTGTTTCATCCTGTCCTGGTTCTTCAACAACTGGCTCGCTGACTTCTTCTGCCACCGGCTTTTCTTCTTCAACTTCTTCAATTACTTGTTCAGTTGCCTCTTCAATTTCTGGGCTGGGTAGATCAGTAACCGTTTCTTCAGTTGTTCCTTCAGATGTTTCTTCAATTGAAACCAAACCATTTTGAATTAATAGTTGCATAGAATTTGAAACTGATTCTTCATCTGTTTCGAGAAGTCCAGCAATTTCCTGGGCATCAGAATTTTTATTAACTAAAAATAAAATCTTCCACGCCAGATACGGTAATTTTACTGACCGAATAAGTTCATCCAGGTTTTCAACACGATTATACAGATTTTTCACGTCTGAATCCTTTCTTATTTCGATAAACTGTGTTCATTTTTAATAATTTCTTCAGCTAAATTTAAATAACTTATAGCACCTGCAGAATTAATATCAAATAAAGCAACAGGTTTTCCAACAGCTGGTGCCTCTGATATTTTTGAATTCCTTGGTATTTTCGTCTGAAAAATCAAATCTTTGAATGATTTTGACATATCATTTGCAATTTCACGGCTTTTTTTTAACCTTTTGTCAAACATTGTAATTAAAATACCCAATATTTCTAAATTAGTATTAAATTTATTGCCAATATTTTTTATTGATCTTAAAAACTTCCCCAATGATTTAAGGGAGTAATACTCGCATTGAACAGGTATAATTACTGAATTTGCTGCTGCAAGTGCATTCATCGTAAGTGTACCAAGATTGGGGGGACAGTCGATTAAAATATAATCATACAACTCCAAATATGGTTGTAATACGTTTTTTAATAATTTTATATGAAATGCATTGGTATAAAGTTCTACTTCATCTTCCTCATTTCGAACATTCGCCGGTACAATTTCAAAGTTTTCCAAGCCAATATCTGTAATAGATGAAGATAATGGAATTTTATTTACGAATATATCAAATATGCCATACTTAATTTCAAATTCATTTAAGTGAAATGTTTCAGCTATGCTTCCTTGCGGATCCATATCAATCACTAGGGTTTTCTTTTGAAATATAGTTAGGCTAACTCCAAGATTAATTACAGTTGATGTTTTCCCTACACCACCTTTTTGACTAGCAATCGCAACAATTTTTCCCATCATTATAAGCCGGTTTTGAGCATAGGTACTTTGATATTAGGTTCTTTCGTGCTATTAATAGCGATTTCAAAACCAGTATCTGTATGCTTAAAAATCCACATTATCAGATCATTTATCAAAATATCACTTCTTCTTTTATCCATCGCTAGTCTAATTCATTCTATTAATCAAAATGTTTCAATACATTATACAAACGGTTGTTTTTTTTAATTGAGTTATAAGAAAAAAGTACATAGCCCGCAGAAATATCATTATCAACATATTTTATTCTTTTTAACACTTCCTCATTTTTAATATTATATGTTGCAATTCCTATCCTGATGCGATCTAACCCAATTTTTTCTTTGGTGATTTTTATATTAGCTTTAAATTTAGGCATTTTTGGGTTATAATTCATCATAACAACAAAATCACACAATTCATTTTCCACCCAAAATAACCAATCCTGCATAAATCTATGTTTTGCCTCAACAGGATTTGGTTTCACAGCAACACTAAGTTTTAGACCTGGATTTATTTCTTCAATTCCACTTTTAATTTTTCTTAAAGCTTCGGTTAATTCGTTCCTCAAAAATTGCTTATATGTATTTTGGAAATAATAAAAGGCTTCCGCACCTCTCTCAGTTACAAAGTTTTTAGGATTTG
This window harbors:
- a CDS encoding methyl-accepting chemotaxis protein, which translates into the protein MGKTGIIFFKNYLKKMLPALLLIVVFWAYMQREYDVESSLNNELVQLENISKTASSLISEDDVSLIEKASDYKSSSWYEKVALQVKMLKNSINDPSVQITLVKKDSPVNKVIMKDDEANHIGEDFDSHPELTKAFAEKKLQSKIDKQENETNTVLYAFAPLNNSKTYVLVLSKSYNKMESSFLDFFTMPLLVSVILFLISLIVLIIESTNIKQGISEIELNLSRIKQDENVSFMDKKNIYLSELHPYLKDIETNLKDTKESEEEKEKIQKQIKELLKIVSSAADGDFTQKAEVTADALGALSDSFNIMISDLSELIKDVKNASDQVATTTQDISKNTDTMADGAVSQASQTETISGLARGLADLIFNTNQNAQRASQAAKQAKEVAESGGKIVQKSTDGMQKIRNSVREVVRQMKILSDNSIRISEITDFISEIASRTNLLALNASIEAARAGEAGRGFTVVADEIRNLSERSSKSADEISQLIEDINTSTAETLTAIEKGEVEVAEGAKLVDDAGDTFDDVIQSVEISTHSTVDISNATEEQTKISSDIVSALERIAGIAKETADSAKQSKDSASSLEYLSKNLNRAVEKFRLTE
- a CDS encoding ParA family protein, with the translated sequence MMGKIVAIASQKGGVGKTSTVINLGVSLTIFQKKTLVIDMDPQGSIAETFHLNEFEIKYGIFDIFVNKIPLSSSITDIGLENFEIVPANVRNEEDEVELYTNAFHIKLLKNVLQPYLELYDYILIDCPPNLGTLTMNALAAANSVIIPVQCEYYSLKSLGKFLRSIKNIGNKFNTNLEILGILITMFDKRLKKSREIANDMSKSFKDLIFQTKIPRNSKISEAPAVGKPVALFDINSAGAISYLNLAEEIIKNEHSLSK
- a CDS encoding response regulator, which translates into the protein MKNLYNRVENLDELIRSVKLPYLAWKILFLVNKNSDAQEIAGLLETDEESVSNSMQLLIQNGLVSIEETSEGTTEETVTDLPSPEIEEATEQVIEEVEEEKPVAEEVSEPVVEEPGQDETLEELLQEEESIEEVVESEEPEELKNEPAEEPSEEELIPVIEEEELQNADEALDELLAETEQPVSEEVVEQAPEEPEILAEEPEIETKEEKIEINIPEGDEGDDISDEMEFNFNLTGDEKAEKVDEAPPAEKAPEETVDKTGFKKILVIDDSLVIRKMVEIALEEEEFSIETAVSGKEGLDVMDQTNPDLVILDMMLPDINGIEILKTIKASKGIPVIMLSGKDSPQMIETAKNEGAEEFLPKPFKDDDLVEKIKKLI
- a CDS encoding response regulator, with the translated sequence MDITSTEAISFNLFYLTEFLNITLSKIEGKIADSHFKLLKKISTYLVKEDTIVEGLEKLAKYQQTNDLAIFLFDMVERANDYGAKVVYNTLPDLAEDFLNLYSLMVEDDECVKTLQLVVDSYENKFGEEEKEKQLDEFEEMSKPKADAQEEEPQPELSFNEFYLTELLDKVGQLTDSGETGKDKTKVCGLLVNLTKIEEDYSPAIKKIGESLQSILPTETNPASILYKNIDSNAAVLESLVSDFRKNEKEEFESILNSGEILPVIIEKQEEEKIVAKDKPADKKSDLDSLLVQYFKSEVEENYNDLKPYLEKDLQDLNSKKNIQYLVKKFKALKEVSMIHGYSGLEYIAQLLSAQFSDLCTSENGLSDKSVKILSGIYTDLLSVENYADKDHGQKNVDAIKKQISKLGDSFKPLDKEETSTKQEVVPEPELVAEIKPETEEAIEPSFGIDDKEDFEKIIQSFFKTISKGIFECHNNLDSTDHKTTLRQTLDLVQNNSAHFHEQLAPKIIDPLNGIYNTILQSGKDTPAETIDSLESVWNILSGTPISKVDFDSLNSTLNDLSGPEQETLSGIEDKQTVDAFLESALKEWSKQKELLKNTLSSGANIEPVQNYLAGLGNNLSVLGYSNYSPFVDFVKEQVDKSVNKPLDEEIATEIENAFNLFLERMQHQGKNGNCTDILAVLYDITSEETVSEPSENQQVEQETAVEEETIAEAKPEKAVEAEEEKPEKIEEVDDDLALFREDTKEHLKIIHENLDAFSNSKERQSLVEIENACHSIRSSAHFLNFKDISKFAAAIEDAAELFGKSEFAIPKDLDTSLSKGVETLESLIEDPEFDFSETMEMLEALLDNVAIEDVGTSGDDQFGFDNIDKDKDAGKQKVEEKPLFAEGAEEDEELLEIFREESTTFLSNISESNKILLDKPDDEEAVEKMSYASHSLKSASKMLGFREISQITDGLELLTEAIINDEISHSPELHAKIDEAVNILTKLSEGESLGAEKITGIIFDLEVDNWTEEEVTEDETSEDELPENMVTIFIEEARELTAGLNDDYLELEKMPESEMILSNILRRMHTLKGSSYISKYNLIGDLAHKLEDYFSLYTQKETSIKNEMINTAFVALDLTTDMVDSIEKNGTEKVDQFTTRLAEIDNRMFAFQNFAEAATSTAPESDMQPIPVSDAPQKKKSTEDNIIKISTEYMDKLVDMASELMINQTQLGSHLHSLKDILNDIEGEKKQIHGAENVLEDAIEFGVLGEQDSENVSSEKKDQIRKMSGNIKDVVRAVNMIHGDLNKLSEGFEQNIGRLASISKLLHSDMLKTRMVPVDNLFNRYPRAVRDMAQKQKKKVNLIIEDNNTEMDRAMVEGLAEPILHIIRNAIDHGLETPQERTKSEKSESGTLLLKARQEKNQIIIEITDDGRGIDIESVRKKIVEKGLSEKKLVDKMSEAEILDYIFVAGFSTRDEATDVSGRGIGLDSVSNQIQKLKGNIRIKTEAGTGTSFSLRVPLTLVISQALMVKVDLQSIAIPVIAVQETIEFNTPDIITDEDKKYIRVRGRLLPYIYLGDILKFGEDKDKSERNQQMAVVIYDAGISMALGIDELVGRQEVVIKSLGTHLQNVDYISGGTILANGDVALILDFALVIRTIEMHYFGKVAERQVTKKTTVKKETKPAKKTTAPKSTKRKPKKAEETKKEKAEDTKAPTKTVKKRTIKSRKPKVLIVDDSNSVRNFVGSILERNGFLTIKSTNGADALEKMKTEKVDLMITDLEMPKMHGFDLISNIRKEKKHDSLPIIILTGRAGMKHRQTGEELGANAFIVKPFKEKDLLHSLSEFISTGQ
- a CDS encoding purine-binding chemotaxis protein CheW; this translates as MKNISSAEFRYSILCISGQYFGVEVKFVQEVLSLPLITKIPNVHHSVLGVFNLRGQIQSVIDIRGFLNLPIEDINDEDFVVIVDFNETKLGIVVEKVLDVFSIDGNKIQIPTRDMPLSLIQYCNGYYSHKKLGKIFLLDLETLFNAKEIVSYSYSLGV